One genomic region from Candidatus Nanosynbacter sp. TM7-074 encodes:
- a CDS encoding GtrA family protein, with amino-acid sequence MQEIAKKHADKLRFTIVGSINTVIDFSILFTLTTLFNVPKELANFISTFVAFLFSFFANKKYTFKSTSKNLKKQFLLFTIVTLFGLWVIQTIIIAAITPMFTNLGVNKPAALLISKLLATVASLIWNYTLYSRVVFKNPKNSSD; translated from the coding sequence ATGCAGGAAATCGCAAAAAAGCACGCCGATAAACTACGCTTTACCATTGTCGGCAGTATAAATACGGTAATTGATTTTAGTATTCTCTTTACCTTAACTACACTCTTTAATGTCCCGAAAGAATTGGCTAATTTTATATCAACTTTTGTTGCCTTTTTATTCTCTTTCTTTGCTAATAAAAAATATACTTTCAAATCAACGTCTAAGAATCTAAAAAAACAGTTTCTACTATTTACTATCGTCACACTATTTGGTTTATGGGTAATCCAAACAATTATTATTGCCGCTATTACACCAATGTTCACAAATCTTGGCGTAAATAAACCAGCAGCCCTGCTTATTAGTAAACTACTTGCTACTGTCGCCAGTCTTATCTGGAATTATACTCTCTATTCCAGAGTAGTTTTCAAAAATCCTAAGAACTCTTCTGACTAA
- a CDS encoding protein jag has product MDQIETIEFVKKYLEDLLTFFDLNLEVAVKIEDGIIIASIPRSERSSILIGRGAETLRSIQTLLSTALHHKKASTVRVNLDIADYKKQHAEKIIEKARGWIEEVRRTGESKIVNLNAADRWTVHHLAGEYGDIETHSEGEGRDRQLIISQKSS; this is encoded by the coding sequence ATGGATCAAATCGAAACTATTGAATTCGTAAAAAAATATCTAGAAGATTTATTAACATTTTTTGATTTAAACCTGGAAGTTGCTGTAAAAATTGAGGATGGAATTATTATAGCTTCAATTCCGCGCAGCGAACGAAGTAGTATCTTGATTGGTAGGGGTGCGGAAACTTTGCGCAGCATCCAGACCCTTTTATCGACGGCGCTTCATCATAAAAAAGCTTCGACTGTTCGGGTGAATTTGGATATTGCCGACTATAAAAAGCAGCATGCTGAGAAAATTATTGAAAAAGCACGTGGCTGGATTGAGGAAGTTCGCCGGACTGGCGAGTCAAAGATTGTCAATTTGAACGCGGCTGATCGCTGGACGGTACATCATTTGGCGGGTGAGTATGGCGATATTGAGACGCATTCTGAGGGTGAAGGTCGGGATCGTCAGCTGATTATTAGTCAGAAGAGTTCTTAG